The Salinispora tropica CNB-440 genome has a window encoding:
- the pgm gene encoding phosphoglucomutase (alpha-D-glucose-1,6-bisphosphate-dependent), with protein MVSTHPRAGQPAQPSDLVDVAMLVTAYYAEHPDPADPGQQVSFGTSGHRGSPLRNTFNSDHIVAVTQALCDYRRECGVNGPLFLGRDTHALSAPAAVDALEVLAANEVPVLLDNRDGYVPTPAVSHAILDHNQGRSSGLADGIVITPSHNPPEDGGFKYNPTHGGPADTDVTTWIQERANALLAAGLKEVRRIPYARARTAETTGRYDFLGRYVTDLPSVLDLDAVRAVGVRIGADPLGGASVAYWGEIADQHRLDLTVVNPTVDPTWRFMTLDGDGRIRMDCSSPNAMASLIAARDRFAVSTGNDADADRHGIVTPDGGLLNPNHYLTVAIAHLFRTRTRWGPDAAVGKTLVSSSMIDRVAADLGRPLLEVPVGFKWFVPGLLEGAVGFGGEESAGASFLRRDGSTWTTDKDGILLCLLASEIIAITGRTPSEHWTELAERFGAPEYARIDAPASRAEKAVLGRLSPEQVTATELAGEPITATLTRAPGNGAPIGGLKVTTESGWFAARPSGTEDVYKIYAESFQGPEHLARIQAEAKELVSSVLAAA; from the coding sequence GTGGTGAGCACGCACCCCCGCGCGGGACAGCCCGCCCAGCCATCCGACCTGGTGGACGTGGCGATGCTGGTAACCGCGTACTACGCGGAGCACCCCGACCCGGCGGACCCGGGGCAGCAGGTCTCCTTCGGCACCTCCGGGCACCGGGGATCCCCGCTGCGAAACACGTTCAACTCCGACCACATCGTCGCGGTCACCCAGGCGCTCTGTGACTACCGGCGGGAGTGCGGTGTGAACGGCCCGCTCTTCCTCGGCCGGGACACCCACGCGCTCTCCGCCCCGGCGGCGGTGGACGCGCTGGAGGTGCTCGCCGCCAACGAGGTCCCGGTCCTGTTGGACAACCGGGACGGGTACGTTCCGACACCGGCCGTCTCCCACGCCATCCTGGACCACAACCAGGGGCGGAGCAGCGGTCTCGCCGACGGCATCGTGATCACTCCGTCGCACAACCCACCAGAGGACGGCGGGTTCAAGTACAACCCGACCCACGGTGGCCCGGCGGACACCGATGTCACGACGTGGATTCAGGAGCGTGCGAACGCGCTCCTCGCCGCCGGGCTCAAAGAAGTGCGCCGCATCCCGTACGCACGGGCGCGTACCGCCGAGACCACCGGCCGGTACGACTTTCTCGGCCGCTACGTGACCGACCTGCCGTCCGTGCTCGACCTCGACGCGGTCCGGGCAGTTGGCGTCCGGATCGGGGCTGACCCGCTCGGCGGGGCGAGTGTCGCCTACTGGGGCGAGATCGCTGACCAGCATCGGCTGGACCTCACCGTGGTGAACCCGACTGTCGATCCGACGTGGCGCTTCATGACCCTGGACGGGGACGGCCGGATCCGAATGGACTGCTCGTCCCCGAACGCGATGGCATCGTTGATCGCCGCTCGGGACCGGTTCGCGGTCTCCACCGGTAACGACGCCGACGCGGACCGGCACGGCATCGTTACCCCGGACGGCGGTCTGCTGAACCCGAACCACTACCTGACGGTGGCCATCGCCCACCTGTTCCGTACCCGGACGCGCTGGGGGCCGGACGCCGCCGTCGGCAAGACCCTGGTCTCCTCGTCCATGATCGACCGGGTGGCCGCCGACCTGGGGCGCCCGCTCCTGGAGGTGCCGGTCGGCTTCAAGTGGTTCGTGCCGGGCCTGCTCGAGGGCGCGGTCGGCTTCGGTGGCGAGGAGAGCGCCGGCGCCTCCTTCCTGCGGCGGGACGGCAGCACCTGGACCACCGACAAGGACGGCATCCTGCTCTGCCTGCTGGCGTCCGAGATCATCGCCATCACCGGCCGCACCCCGAGCGAGCACTGGACGGAGCTGGCTGAGCGGTTCGGGGCACCCGAGTACGCCCGGATCGACGCCCCTGCGAGCCGGGCGGAGAAGGCGGTGCTCGGTCGGCTCTCGCCGGAACAGGTGACGGCTACCGAGCTGGCCGGTGAACCGATCACGGCCACGCTCACCCGCGCCCCGGGTAACGGGGCCCCGATCGGTGGCCTGAAGGTCACCACCGAGAGCGGCTGGTTCGCCGCCCGCCCATCCGGCACCGAGGATGTCTACAAGATCTACGCCGAGTCGTTCCAGGGGCCCGAGCACCTGGCTCGAATCCAGGCGGAGGCGAAGGAGTTGGTCTCGTCGGTGCTGGCGGCGGCCTGA
- a CDS encoding NAD(+)/NADH kinase, producing MDQIRLGLVLHPTRDVSEVVDLIVDWARRHRMMLVVRGPDRHRVPTSVEPLPAEQVAAASDALISIGGDGTMLGALRSAVRDPKPVLGVHLGQLGFLVEVEPPDLPTALARLASRDFTVERHSCLACDVCGDDVVAFNDVALVRQPGAGFVTATLAVDGQRYGYYRCDALVVSTPTGSTAYGYAAGGPLVSPASDVVVVTPSAPMAGISRSVVLSPDERIRLELAPGSAPMAVEMDGQVIQDAATEGTVDVTYRRDAGLVVRLDPRRYQQRNQLKLSLLDLPLLPEQLRELLPEGLREELSRRGLPPHR from the coding sequence ATGGATCAGATCCGGCTCGGGCTGGTGCTGCACCCGACCCGGGACGTATCCGAGGTGGTCGACCTCATCGTCGATTGGGCGAGGAGGCACCGGATGATGCTGGTGGTGCGGGGGCCGGACCGGCATCGGGTACCGACCTCGGTGGAACCGCTTCCCGCCGAGCAGGTGGCCGCGGCCAGTGACGCGCTGATCAGCATCGGCGGTGACGGCACCATGCTCGGCGCGTTGCGCTCGGCGGTCCGCGACCCGAAACCGGTGCTCGGGGTGCACCTGGGCCAGCTCGGCTTCCTGGTCGAGGTCGAGCCGCCGGACCTGCCGACCGCGTTGGCCCGGCTGGCCAGCCGGGACTTCACCGTGGAGCGACACAGCTGCCTGGCCTGCGACGTCTGCGGTGACGACGTGGTCGCGTTCAATGACGTCGCGCTGGTACGCCAGCCCGGCGCGGGCTTCGTCACCGCCACCCTCGCGGTGGACGGGCAGCGGTACGGCTACTACCGGTGCGACGCGCTGGTGGTGAGTACGCCGACCGGGTCAACGGCGTACGGCTACGCCGCCGGCGGGCCGCTGGTGTCCCCGGCAAGCGACGTGGTGGTGGTGACGCCGTCCGCACCGATGGCGGGGATCTCCCGCTCGGTGGTCCTCTCCCCCGACGAACGGATCCGGCTGGAGCTTGCCCCTGGCTCCGCGCCGATGGCGGTGGAGATGGACGGGCAGGTGATCCAGGACGCGGCGACCGAGGGCACGGTGGACGTGACCTACCGCCGCGACGCCGGCCTGGTGGTCCGCCTCGACCCACGCCGCTACCAGCAGCGCAACCAGCTCAAGCTGAGCCTGCTGGACCTGCCACTGCTGCCCGAGCAGCTCCGCGAACTCCTTCCCGAAGGCCTCCGCGAGGAACTGAGCCGGCGGGGACTCCCCCCGCACCGTTGA
- a CDS encoding M14 family metallopeptidase, with product MRRTRLAIAGVFTLVGALALTAPATAQPASEPGSRDSLEVYVGTVDPEQLEKLRHAGVDLGHEHTETDRSGDIRVETVLSKRQAARLASQGVQLEVKKVRGKPASEALREQAATGWSAFRSYSEPGGIRDEITATAARYPELTKVMTIGRSHQGKPILAVKVTKNAEKTRDGKRPAVLYASTQHAREWITPEMTRRLMHHVLDNYGTDRDITRLVDTTELWFLPVANPDGYDHTFTPGNRLWRKNLRDNDGDGQITTADGVDLNRNFGYKWGYDNEGSSPDPISNTYRGPSPHSEPETRALDQLFRRVGFEFFVNYHSAAQLLLYGVGWQVATPTPDDIIYEAMVGDDENPAVPGYDPDISAELYTTNGDTDTHATVRYGTLGFTPEMSTCQAAAASDPDDEWLPEDCVSGFIFPDDEKLISAEVAKNLPFALAVAQSAHDPDEPVSVVGRSTPDFVVDSFDTSYGRNQQVASITRRALRNVRMHYTINDGRTKTVSVREWRGGERYGDTHDDYYAELRGTVQGARPGDQVEVWFSGKKPKAGKVTSERFTYQVHDDVGGDVLVLAMEDVTGPSPEQDATSAKYADEMTDALTTAGRTSDVYDFDTMGRRAPHHLGVLSHYQMVLWETGDDIIPRSPGQVPGTIARAAVETELAVRDYLNEGGKLLLSGEYALFAQAANGAYGYQPNGPAECTDPGDETCLPALNDFQQYWLGAFTYVSDGGTGETGPYPVVGTDDRFTGFDGALNAPGSAENQDHTASFLTTSGFLPPDQFPQFDSSAPLGWERPGGAPFDPRTGDWYLWSDQTNESYKRLTQTVDLSGANAAELRFFASYDIEANWDYLIVEAHEVGSDSWTTLPDANGRTSTDTGDSCESGWVEALHPWLARYQSEDCSPTGTTGRWNAVTGASNGWQEFAVDLSGYAGKEVEVSISYISDWSTQGLGVFLDDARVIVDNATVSDTSFETDLGDWALAGPPPGSAETAEDWSRSQQAFEEGSAVVTADTVYLGFGLEGLAPADRAELVRRTMDHLFAADRS from the coding sequence ATGAGGCGCACACGGCTGGCGATTGCCGGCGTGTTTACCTTGGTCGGCGCGTTGGCACTGACCGCACCGGCAACCGCACAACCGGCGTCCGAACCGGGCAGCCGGGACAGTCTGGAGGTGTACGTCGGCACGGTTGACCCGGAGCAGCTGGAGAAGCTGCGGCACGCCGGGGTCGACCTCGGCCACGAGCACACCGAGACCGACCGGTCCGGCGACATCCGCGTCGAGACGGTTCTCAGCAAACGGCAGGCGGCCCGGTTGGCCAGCCAGGGCGTGCAGCTGGAGGTCAAGAAGGTACGGGGCAAGCCGGCCAGCGAGGCGCTGCGGGAGCAGGCCGCCACCGGCTGGTCCGCGTTCCGGTCCTACAGCGAGCCGGGCGGAATTCGAGACGAGATCACCGCCACCGCCGCCCGCTACCCGGAGCTGACGAAGGTGATGACGATCGGCCGCAGCCACCAGGGCAAGCCGATCCTCGCCGTCAAGGTGACCAAGAACGCGGAGAAGACCCGCGACGGCAAACGGCCGGCGGTGCTCTACGCCAGCACGCAGCACGCCCGCGAGTGGATCACACCGGAGATGACTCGGCGGCTGATGCACCACGTGCTCGACAACTACGGCACGGACCGGGACATAACCCGGCTGGTGGACACCACCGAGTTGTGGTTCCTACCCGTCGCCAACCCGGACGGCTACGACCACACCTTCACGCCCGGTAACCGGCTCTGGCGCAAGAATCTTCGGGACAACGACGGCGACGGGCAGATCACCACCGCCGACGGCGTCGACCTGAACCGCAACTTCGGCTACAAGTGGGGATACGACAACGAGGGGTCCTCCCCCGACCCGATCAGCAACACCTACCGGGGGCCCAGCCCGCACTCGGAGCCCGAGACCCGGGCGCTGGACCAGCTGTTCCGACGGGTCGGCTTCGAGTTCTTCGTGAACTACCACTCCGCCGCCCAACTGCTGCTCTACGGCGTGGGCTGGCAGGTCGCCACCCCCACCCCGGACGACATCATCTACGAGGCGATGGTCGGTGACGACGAGAACCCGGCCGTACCCGGCTACGACCCGGACATCTCCGCCGAGCTGTACACCACCAACGGCGACACCGACACGCACGCCACGGTCCGCTACGGCACCCTCGGCTTCACCCCGGAGATGTCGACCTGCCAGGCCGCGGCGGCCTCCGACCCGGATGACGAATGGCTACCGGAGGACTGTGTCAGCGGCTTCATCTTCCCCGACGACGAAAAATTGATCTCCGCGGAGGTGGCGAAGAACCTGCCGTTCGCCCTCGCCGTGGCGCAGTCGGCCCACGACCCGGACGAGCCGGTGTCGGTCGTGGGCCGCAGCACCCCGGACTTCGTGGTGGACAGCTTCGACACGTCCTACGGCCGCAACCAGCAGGTCGCCTCGATCACCCGACGAGCGTTGCGCAACGTCCGGATGCACTACACGATCAACGACGGCCGGACCAAGACCGTCAGCGTCCGCGAGTGGCGGGGCGGTGAGCGCTACGGCGACACCCACGACGACTACTACGCCGAGCTGCGGGGCACAGTGCAGGGTGCCAGACCCGGTGACCAGGTCGAGGTGTGGTTCAGCGGCAAGAAACCAAAAGCAGGGAAGGTGACCAGCGAGCGCTTCACCTACCAGGTGCACGACGACGTCGGCGGCGATGTCCTGGTGCTGGCGATGGAGGATGTCACCGGGCCGAGCCCGGAACAGGACGCCACCAGCGCCAAGTACGCCGACGAGATGACCGACGCGCTGACCACGGCCGGTCGCACCAGCGACGTGTACGACTTTGACACGATGGGTCGCCGGGCCCCGCACCACCTGGGTGTGCTGTCGCACTACCAGATGGTGCTCTGGGAGACCGGCGACGACATCATTCCGCGTTCTCCGGGGCAGGTACCGGGCACCATCGCCCGGGCGGCGGTGGAGACCGAGCTGGCCGTCCGGGACTACCTGAACGAGGGCGGCAAGCTCCTGCTCAGCGGCGAGTACGCGCTCTTCGCCCAAGCCGCCAACGGCGCGTACGGCTACCAGCCGAACGGTCCGGCGGAGTGCACCGACCCGGGCGACGAGACGTGCCTGCCGGCGCTCAACGACTTCCAGCAGTACTGGCTGGGAGCCTTCACCTACGTCAGTGACGGTGGCACCGGCGAGACCGGGCCGTACCCGGTGGTCGGCACCGACGACCGGTTCACCGGCTTCGACGGCGCACTGAACGCACCGGGCTCGGCGGAGAACCAGGACCACACGGCGTCGTTCCTGACCACGTCGGGCTTCCTCCCGCCGGATCAGTTCCCGCAGTTCGACAGCTCGGCACCGCTGGGCTGGGAGCGGCCGGGGGGCGCGCCGTTCGACCCGCGTACCGGTGACTGGTACCTGTGGAGCGACCAGACCAACGAGTCGTACAAGCGGCTCACCCAGACCGTTGACCTCAGCGGCGCCAACGCCGCTGAGCTGCGCTTCTTCGCCTCGTACGACATCGAGGCGAACTGGGACTACCTGATCGTCGAGGCGCACGAGGTGGGTAGCGACAGCTGGACGACCCTGCCGGACGCCAACGGCCGGACCAGCACCGACACCGGGGACAGCTGCGAGTCGGGCTGGGTCGAGGCGCTGCACCCGTGGCTCGCCCGGTACCAGAGCGAGGACTGCTCGCCGACGGGCACCACCGGCAGGTGGAACGCCGTCACCGGTGCCTCCAACGGCTGGCAGGAGTTCGCGGTCGACCTATCCGGGTACGCCGGTAAGGAGGTGGAGGTGTCGATCTCGTACATCTCGGACTGGAGCACCCAGGGTCTGGGCGTCTTCCTCGACGATGCCCGAGTGATCGTGGACAACGCCACGGTCAGCGACACCTCGTTCGAGACGGACCTGGGTGACTGGGCGCTGGCCGGCCCCCCACCCGGCTCGGCTGAGACCGCAGAAGACTGGTCGCGCAGCCAGCAGGCGTTCGAGGAGGGATCGGCTGTGGTCACCGCGGACACCGTCTACCTGGGCTTCGGCCTGGAAGGGTTGGCTCCGGCCGACCGGGCCGAGCTGGTCCGGCGGACGATGGACCACCTGTTCGCGGCAGATCGCTCGTAG